A single region of the Pyricularia oryzae 70-15 chromosome 4, whole genome shotgun sequence genome encodes:
- a CDS encoding glucan 1,3-beta-glucosidase, with protein sequence MAYGTLMFWALCLVPHHAFAVNNIDSEQYAVGSEAWKRAGNHLNEHIPDLALHKRQIRTADAIPLRVRSATQSDIHGARDIVQAAMAEAGVRNQKRMLNPARNTYYADQIFDSTLQKRDYMVPQLPKVSDEAAAAAALLAEVDSLQSRRSLAKRDGNDKSKFWMENIARKGSMPWGDDPDYQVFRNVKDFGAKGDGIHDDTFAIRRAILAASGKKPEVNARCTGDCAGSTTQNAIVYFPSGTYLVSGTIPALPATQLIGDATNPPTLKAAPSFLGLGVISTKEFRDDTNVTKIKDKRDDSNEVSTAAGDSFYRQIRNLIVDITSAPQDGYISGIHYHTSQAASLSFVEIHATSIKSNPNTTQIGIFSENGSGGQISDLTVVGGKVGFYGGNSQFTAQRIKFRECGTAVRLLWDWSWVWKSVEVANCNTGFQLHGGDTLNSESEPGGYLGSIHVMDSTFDNVGTAVRNAPASHEPGEETTSITLDNVAFTGRVEHRVWDGEKEYVQGTPSKLDTWTLGALYLDPSKRDLSLGFEHETRREDGLTGNKTNPSLPKKAYFERSKPQYTDVPAQNWVHTKDSCKGDGKADDTACLQKVLDKKGYIFVDAGVYLLSNTVTVHPGTFIVGEAWSQLVAQGNKFSDAGQPRPMIRVGSKGDKGSVEMQDLLFTTKGATSGAILVEWNIKAEGEGKAGMWDCHARVGGARGTELTPKECPASPSGGSRRQCHAAALLMHITPGASAYLENVWLWAADHMVDGALPGRAERTSVYAARGMLIESSDPTWLYGTSAEHAAMYQYNFYRSKKVFAAMIRTEAPFFQDERPMLVQRGISSLFSGDPICTAADLCGKALGAIVKGTKDVTIAGADLFSGYNKDNKNCASNNSCQNTAIAADDNQNLQLGNVVSVGANNTIVSDKKAIPAKDNVATNANPKWSQINSVAAVQSARDAGSCRNIDAWPAKPGDGKYFDPIKSKLPMPYPKMFINMVNGSPLRFNNIQKNSYQIKPFDFADVDPGFSPQVSLEYGPGTFTDCNGEAGYQLNGTGSKFQIRATTNDKDKDNKMRAQYKFDFPVSGVQQGAVYEMSSRGNDRAVNFVLTGSDKVGYWSSLNPPVAWMTQLLPVMGGRKLRHISMLGSHNAGISVRTGGTIGPSDASICQGVDVLGQLQAGARWFDVRPVIGNGGQLLTGHYSGQKAPVFGISGQAIDDIVGNVNAFTRDNAELVVLSLTHAMQTDEKYRDLDDGEWDRVFDAMEKLDNRCGGLKGQIPDMKLGDLIGKGRACVIVLADGGKVRPDKGIYRPGDSFDFIERWSNVDKAADMAADQESWVRANRNLVADDKARKDKFAISQWILTVKSVSVLTSSIEDYALNRAYDPVFWRGYSSWSPWSYPSVVLMDFVGIINRGDKKLTDMSGEVRALIMAVNLGLASRNCWVGGGGLE encoded by the exons atgGCGTACGGAACCCTCATGTTCTGGGCACTATGCCTAGTGCCCCACCACGCCTTTGCGGTAAATAATATCGACAGTGAACAGTATGCGGTTGGGTCGGAGGCTTGGAAACGAGCAGGAAACCACTTGAACGAGCACATCCCGGACCTGGCCCTGCATAAACGCCAGATACGAACCGCCGATGCGATCCCCCTCCGCGTCAGGAGCGCAACGCAATCGGATATCCATGGCGCTCGGGATATCGTCCAGGCCGCCATGGCCGAAGCCGGTGTGCGCAACCAGAAGCGCATGCTGAACCCGGCTCGCAACACATACTATGCCGACCAAATATTCGACTCGACGCTCCAGAAGCGCGATTACATGGTTCCACAGCTGCCCAAGGTTTCCGAcgaagctgctgctgccgctgcgctCTTGGCCGAGGTAGACTCGCTTCAGTCTCGCCGATCGCTAGCCAAGAGGGACGGCAACGACAAGAGCAAGTTCTGGATGGAGAACATTGCGCGCAAGGGTTCCATGCCTTGGGGCGATGATCCGGACTACCAGGTCTTTCGCAACGTCAAGGACTTTGGCGCCAAGGGCGATGGCATTCACGATGACACCTTTGCGATCCGACGTGCCATCCTCGCCGCATCTGGCAAGAAGCCTGAAGTAAACGCCCGCTGCACGGGAGATTGCGCTGGCTCCACGACGCAGAACGCCATTGTGTACTTTCCTTCAGGCACTTACCTTGTCAGCGGCACGATTCCAGCTTTGCCAGCGACGCAGCTCATCGGCGATGCCACCAACCCGCCTACCCTGAAGGCTGCCCCGTCGTTTCTTGGGCTGGGAGTCATCTCGACAAAGGAGTTCCGCGACGACACCAACGTAACCAAGATCAAGGACAAGCGAGACGACTCGAACGAGGTTTCCACGGCGGCTGGCGATAGCTTTTATCGCCAAATCAGAAACTTGATTGTCGACATCACCTCGGCACCCCAGGACGGCTACATCAGTGGCATCCACTACCACACATCGCAAGCGGCCTCGCTCTCATTTGTGGAGATTCACGCAACCAGCATCAAAAGCAATCCCAACACGACACAAATAGGAATCTTCTCCGAGAATGGCAGCGGAGGTCAAATCAGCGATCTGACCGTCGTGGGAGGAAAAGTCGGCTTCTATGGAGGAAACTCGCAGTTCACCGCTCAGCGCATCAAGTTCCGCGAGTGTGGCACCGCAGTTCGGCTTCTCTGGGACTGGAGCTGGGTATGGAAGAGCGTGGAGGTTGCCAACTGCAACACGGGATTCCAGCTCCACGGCGGCGACACCTTGAACAGCGAGAGTGAACCCGGTGGCTATCTGGGATCCATCCACGTCATGGACTCGACCTTTGACAATGTCGGCACCGCTGTCCGCAATGCGCCCGCGTCGCACGAGCCTGGCGAGGAGACCACTAGCATCACCCTCGACAATGTTGCCTTTACCGGGCGGGTGGAACATCGCGTCTGGGACGGAGAGAAAGAGTACGTGCAGGGAACGCCCAGCAAGCTCGACACGTGGACTTTGGGCGCTCTGTATCTGGATCCTTCCAAGCGTGACCTGTCTCTGGGTTTTGAGCACGAGACTCGTCGTGAAGACGGCCTCACTGGAAACAAGACGAACCCCTCGTTGCCCAAAAAGGCCTACTTTGAGCGTTCCAAGCCCCAGTACACCGATGTCCCCGCCCAAAATTGGGTGCATACCAAGGACTCGTGCAAGGGAGACGGCAAGGCAGACGACACAGCGTGTCTGCAGAAGGTCCTGGACAAGAAAGGTTACATTTTTGTCGATGCGGGCGTCTATCTGCTATCCAATACCGTCACCGTCCACCCGGGCACTTTCATCGTCGGCGAGGCATGGTCACAGCTCGTCGCTCAGGGCAACAAGTTCTCCGACGCCGGCCAGCCACGACCCATGATCCGTGTCGGAAGCAAAGGCGACAAGGGCTCGGTGGAGATGCAGGACCTGCTCTTTACGACCAAGGGCGCCACATCCGGCGCCATCCTGGTCGAGTGGAACATCAAGGCCGAAGGGGAGGGCAAAGCCGGCATGTGGGACTGCCACGCCCGCGTCGGCGGCGCCAGAGGCACCGAGCTGACGCCCAAGGAGTGCCCCGCGTCGCCCTCTGGCGGCAGCAGGCGACAGTgccacgccgccgcccttcTGATGCACATCACTCCCGGCGCGTCGGCCTACCTCGAGAACGTCTGGCTGTGGGCCGCGGACCACATGGTTGACGGCGCCTTGCCCGGCCGAGCCGAGCGCACCTCGGTGTACGCGGCTCGTGGCATGCTCATCGAGAGCAGCGATCCGACGTGGCTCTACGGCACGTCAGCGGAGCACGCTGCCATGTACCAGTACAACTTTTACAGGAGCAAAAAGGTCTTTGCGGCCATGATCAGAACCGAGGCGCCGTTTTTCCAGGATGAGAGGCCGATGTTGGTCCAGAGGGGTATCAGTTCGCTGTTTTCGGGGGATCCGATCTGCACCGCCGCGGATCTTTGCGGAAAGGCTCTGGGCGCCATCGTCAAGGGTACCAAGGATGTTACCATTGCTGGAGCGGACTTGTTTTCTGGTTATAACAAGGACAACAAGAACTGCG CCTCCAACAACTCCTGCCAGAACACGGCAATAGCTGCGGACGACAACCAAAACCTGCAGCTCGGTAACGTCGTCTCGGTCGGCGCCAACAACACCATTGTATCAGACAAGAAGGCCATCCCGGCCAAGGACAACGTCGCCACCAACGCGAACCCAAAGTGGTCCCAGATCAACTCGGTCGCTGCTGTACAATCTGCCCGCGACGCGGGGTCCTGCCGCAACATCGATGCCTGGCCGGCCAAGCCCGGCGATGGCAAATACTTTGACCCGATCAAGTCCAAACTGCCCATGCCGTACCCCAAGATGTTTATCAACATGGTCAACGGCTCGCCGCTCCGCTTCAACAACATCCAGAAGAACAGCTACCAGATCAAGCCGTTCGACTTTGCCGACGTCGACCCCGGCTTCAGCCCGCAGGTGTCGCTGGAGTACGGACCCGGCACCTTCACCGACTGCAACGGCGAGGCTGGGTATCAGCTCAACGGGACGGGCAGCAAgttccagatccgggcgacGACAaacgacaaggacaaggacaacAAGATGCGCGCGCAGTACAAGTTCGACTTCCCCGTCAGCGGCGTCCAGCAGGGCGCCGTCTACGAAATGAGCTCGCGCggcaacgaccgggccgtcAACTTTGTGCTGACGGGCAGCGACAAGGTCGGGTACTGGAGCAGCCTCAACCCGCCGGTGGCGTGGATGACGCAGCTGCTCCCCGTCATGGGCGGGCGCAAGCTCCGCCACATCAGCATGCTGGGGTCGCACAACGCGGGCATCTCGGTCCGGACGGGCGGCACCATCGGGCCCTCGGACGCGTCCATCTGCCAGGGCGTCGACGTGCTCGGGCAGCTGCAGGCCGGGGCGCGGTGGTTCGACGTGCGGCCCGTCATCGGCAACGGCGGACAGCTGCTGACGGGCCACTACAGCGGGCAAAAGGCGCCCGTGTTTGGCATCAGCGGCCAGGCCATCGACGACATAGTCGGCAACGTCAACGCCTTCACCCGCGACAACGCCGAGCTCGTGGTGCTGTCGCTGACGCACGCGATGCAGACGGACGAAAAGTACCGcgacctcgacgacggcgagtGGGACCGCGTGTTCGACGCCATGGAGAAGCTCGACAACCGCTGCGGCGGGCTCAAGGGCCAGATCCCCGACATGAAGCTCGGCGATCTGATCGGCAAGGGCAGGGCGTGCGTGATCGTTCTCGCCGACGGCGGCAAGGTGCGGCCCGACAAGGGCATCTACCGGCCCGGCGACAGCTTCGACTTCATCGAGCGCTGGAGCAACGTCGACAAGGCCGCCGACATGGCCGCCGACCAGGAGTCGTGGGTGCGCGCGAACCGGAACCTGGTCGCCGACGACAAGGCCCGCAAGGACAAGTTTGCCATCAGCCAGTGGATCCTGACAGTCAAGTCGGTGTCGGTTCTGACGTCCAGCATCGAGGACTATGCGCTGAACCGCGCCTACGACCCCGTGTTCTGGAGGGGCTACTCGAGCTGGAGCCCGTGGAGCTACCCCAGCGTGGTGCTCATGGACTTTGTGGGCATCATCAACAGGGGAGACAAGAAGCTGACTGACATGAGTGGGGAGGTTAGGGCGTTGATCATGGCGGTCAATCTCGGCTTGGCTAGTAGAAACTGTTGGGTTGGGGGCGGTGGTTTGGAGTAA
- a CDS encoding lipid phosphate phosphatase 1 — MVSLPPMFNRRRRHHDGPELPTHNKHSSSGRRDSSATRVLAEEYSMRRRPSIKLWIKLHWLDLLTMAIFGAITLGIFQAPLITHRPFPVRFNSNSDGSFSSFGDIVYPEFAYPHRPQIVPNWAATIAAMFFPILVMALAQIRVRSFWDFSNGVIGLLNALVLSTFCQILLKWLIGGLRPNFYDTCKPDLSLAASRNESGTEGIGYGGIMYTTKICTGDKKDIDNALESWPSGHTTAAFAGFVYLSLYLNAKLKVFANHHPALWKLALAYFPILCAVLIAGSLSVDGSHNWYDILTGMVIGITFALSAYRSVYASVWNWRTNHIPLHRGLPFGEDEEDVVGMRWTMTRKAGWGRRTKAKGMRFGKKKRGTDGGVVGGEKHAADLGHGNGMAPANHYEGNNLNNLNNGNNGTEFGAGPAAPGSAAMRHDPGVPTQHEVRRGGDNFV; from the exons ATGGTGTCCCTGCCACCAATGTTCAACCGCCGTCGGCGGCACCACGATGGCCCTGAGCTACCGACGCACAACAAGCACTCCTCGTCGGGTCGGCGCGACAGCAGCGCAACCCGCGTGCTCGCCGAGGAGTATAGCATGCGGCGCCGCCCATCAATAAAATTGTGGATCAAGCTGCATTGGCTGGACTTGTTGACTATGGCCATCTTTGGCGCGATCACTCTCGGT ATCTTCCAAGCGCCTCTCATAACCCACCGCCCATTCCCCGTCCGCTTCAACAGCAACTCGGACGGCTCATTTTCGTCCTTTGGCGATATCGTCTATCCCGAATTCGCCTACCCGCACCGGCCGCAGATCGTGCCCAACTGGGCCGCCACCATCGCGGCCATGTTCTTCCCGATCCTCGTCATGGCGCTGGCGCAGATCCGCGTGCGGTCCTTTTGGGACTTTTCCAACGGCGTCATCGGCCTGCTCAACGCGCTCGTCCTCAGCACCTTTTGTCAGATCCTGCTCAAGTGGCTGATCGGCGGCCTCCGGCCCAACTTTTACGACACGTGCAAGCCGGACCTGTCTCTGGCCGCCAGCAGGAACGAGAGCGGCACAGAGGGCATTGGCTACGGCGGCATCATGTACACGACGAAGATCTGCACGGGCGACAAGAAGGATATTGATAACGCGCTCGAGAGCTGGCCCAGCGGCCACACCACGGCCGCCTTTGCGGGCTTTGTCTACCTCAGCCTGTACCTCAACGCAAAGCTCAAGGTGTTTGCCAACCACCACCCGGCGCTGTGGAAGCTGGCCCTCGCTTACTTTCCGATCCTGTGTGCCGTGCTCATCGCCGGGTCGCTGTCTGTCGATGGCAGCCACAACTGGTACGATATTCTGACGGGCATGGTCATCGGAATCACATTTGCGCTGTCGGCGTACAGGTCCGTATACGCGTCGGTCTGGAACTGGCGTACCAACCACATCCCGCTGCACCGCGGCCTCCCATTCGGAGAAGATGAGGAGGACGTTGTGGGCATGCGGTGGACCATGACCAGGAAGGCCGGGTGGGGAAGGCGgaccaaggccaagggcaTGCGTTTCGGGAAGAAGAAGCGGGGCACCGATGGTGGTGTCGTCGGTGGTGAGAAGCATGCGGCAGACCTAGGGCACGGAAACGGTATGGCCCCTGCCAATCACTATGAGGGCAACAATCTCAACAATCTCAACAACGGCAATAACGGCACGGAATTTGGAGCCGGCCCTGCAGCGCCAGGCTCAGCAGCGATGAGACATGATCCTGGCGTCCCGACGCAGCATGAAGTGCGGCGCGGGGGAGACAATTTTGTCTAG